The sequence GTCCATTGGCAAATCTTTTAATATATTGAGCGAGGAATGTCCCGCGCCAAAGTCGTCCAGCGAACACAGGAAGCCGTTTTTCTGGAATTCTTCCACAATGTTCTGGAACAAATCGTGGTTATCAAAAACAATGCTTTCCGTGAACTCCAGCTCGATACGCCTGTCGGGTATCCGGTACTTATTCTTAATCCCGATATACCTGTCCACAAAGTCCGGCTGCAGCATGCACAGCCTGGAAACATTCACAGAAATCACCACCGGCGTTTCAAGGCCGCCGAGGAGCCTTTCACGGTATAACCTGCAAACAGACTCAAGCATATATTCGTCGAGTTTGATGACAAATCCGTTGCGCTCAAATAGCGGAATGAATTCTGAGGGCGGCAGGAGGCCCAGCTCCGGACTGATCCAGCGCACCAGCGCCTCCGCGCCTGCGGCGACGTCCCCGTGCTGTATGTCGATCTTAGGCTGCATATATACCTTGAACTCCCCGTCGCGCAGGGCGTTTTCCATCCTTGCCTCAAGAACGGCGTCATGTAGTATTTTATCCCTCATTTTTTCCGAGTAAAACGCATATTGCGGGCCGTTGAGGTTCTTGACGGATTTCTGCGCAACATTGGCGCGGTCGAGCATACCGTTCACAGTCAGCTCCCCGTCCTGCCCGTCGATCACGTATATCCCTGAACAAAGCTCCAGCTTATATCCGTGATCCGCCGTCTCGTGGTACGCCGCCAGCTTTTTACAAATCTCCATAAACCGCAGGGCCGACTCTTCGCGCGATATATATTCGCGTAACACGACGAAATTGTCGCCCGTTACACGGCAAAAAGCCTCTCCCTCGCGCATATCCGACGCGATGAGGTCCGCCCAATACTTAAGCACCCTATCCCCCGCGTCATATCCGAACAGGTCGTTTACCACTTTGAAATTTTTGAGGTCGCTGTACCAGAGGGAATATTGCTTCCCGTTCTTTTTACAGAGCAGCTTGCGCGCATCAGTTAAGAACTTCGAATAATTGTGGTATCCTGTAAGCGGATCGTTAAACGCCACCTTTTTGAGCGCATCCATGCCTTTGTCGTTTGTACGCTTAATCAGCAACATCAGGAATATGAATACCAATATCGCCCCCGCAATAATGCCGATAAGCCCCCATGTCATGACGGCGACCGTCTGATTGATTTCCGCTTCCGGTACAACGCTGAATATGAACCAGTCGTTAACGCCGAGCGGCGTATAAGACGCCCACAAATGCTCCCCGCGATGCGTATACTCTATAAATCCGCTTTTCCCTTGGGCAAGGTCCGCCTTAAGTCTGACGCGTTCGTCTTCCTCAAAGGGATAAACGGTAAAAATATTAAGCGCGTCCTCCCCCTGGTCCACAGACGGATGCGTGGAGCGTATCACATACGTGCCGTCGTCGCTGATAATACTCGCATAGCCCTTGCCGTTGAACATGGACGTGTCAACAATATTACTCAATATACTCGCTTCATTTACGGCGCACAATACTTTAACGACCTCGCCATTGTGCCAGATTGGAACCGCGAAATAGTTCACCCAAAAATCACCGATTTCCGCTTTCTGTGTTTTTGTGATTACATTTTCGCCAGCGTACGCCCTGTCCACAAAGTCCTTATCCTGCAGATCCACATTATAATAAGGAACACCGCTTATATCGACGCCGTTTGTAATTCCGTCCCTGTCCGTAAAGCCCATACGGACAAACGTATTGTTCCGGTTGATTGCGTCAAGAACAGGCAGCAGCGCCTCAAAATCCGGATCGTCCATCGAGCCGATGATCCCTGCGATACCGTCCAGCGTCTGGAAATCCCCCTGCACCTGCTTGTCGACGGCCATTTTGCTTTGCTGCGCAACCTCCTGCATATATGCGCGCGTTTCTTTCTTGTTTTCATCGACCGCATAACGCAAAAAAAGCACGCTTGCCAGGAGGAAGACGGCGCACACGATCACGGCAATGATATAAATCCGTTGTTGGAGGATCCTCTGCATTTTTCCCATATATGCCCTGTCCGGTATTATTATTAGACCTGCTCCGCTAACAAACTCGCAAGGAACATACTTTACGTTGATAATAATACCATGGAACGCTCGCAAGGGCAATCATAAAGTCTGCCCTCCTCTCGCCGCGCTTCTTTTGTCACGGCGGCACATTCCCCCGCTTTTTTCCTCCATTATAAAAAAGATCGCTCCTTTGCAGGTAGCGATCAATTACGCGCCTATCTAGGCGCCCAGGACGACAGCTAAGATACCGCTTTATTTTCTACGTAAATCCCTTTTAGAAACGCACCCGCCGCACGGCCGTTTCCTTATATTTCTTATTGGCAAACATAAGCATCCCCAAAAACGTCACCAGGGAATAGGCCGCGCTCATAAAAAACGTCCAGAACATATGCACAACGCCTATCTCCACCGCGATCATCGGCGCAAACCCGATCACCAGTATCATAAAGCCATAAAGCAGGTATTCGCTCCACAGCATTTTGCGTTTGCATACAATATAGGTTGCCAGGGAAATCATCGCCGCCGCTTCGATCGGGATACCAAATATAAGCGACCAGAGTCCGCCGCCCGCGTTCAGGTCAAATACAATGAGCATCAGCGAGATCATGACTACCTGCACAAAAAACTTGACGCTGCCGCGCGTCTTGGAACGAATCGTATGCAGCACCAAAACCCAGATATAACCAAGAATCACAGCTATATCCAAAAACCAATAGCCGCCCTCCGTTCCGCGCGTCAGTAAGTTAATAAATGCGCAAACCGCTACGATAATCATCGAAACCACAAGGGCTTGGTACCGCGCACCTGTATTTGGCGCCGGCGCCTCTTTTTTCACACGATAGACGGGATACGCTTCGTGCTTTGTTTTATTTTCATCAGAGGCAAGCGTTTCCCCGCATAACGGACATACACTTCCCTCCACCCTTACATTACAATGTTCACAACGCTTCATTACAGTTACCCCAATTATTGGTATAGATGTCAATGTCCTCGCTCACGTTCCGTGCCAGAAAGCGGAAAAAGTGGCGGATCATGTTTGCCTGCTTAATAGAGCGGATAAACGAAATCGTCATTTTCCCATTCACCGAACACATACAGCAGTTGACGGGACTGCGTTCCGTCGGATAAATCACCGTTTCCATACGGTCCACAAGCGGCTTCATATCGTCCGGCAACTTTACCTCGCCCACGTTCGAAACCGTCATTGTCTTAACGTCCTC comes from Christensenellaceae bacterium and encodes:
- a CDS encoding sensor domain-containing phosphodiesterase, with the translated sequence MGKMQRILQQRIYIIAVIVCAVFLLASVLFLRYAVDENKKETRAYMQEVAQQSKMAVDKQVQGDFQTLDGIAGIIGSMDDPDFEALLPVLDAINRNNTFVRMGFTDRDGITNGVDISGVPYYNVDLQDKDFVDRAYAGENVITKTQKAEIGDFWVNYFAVPIWHNGEVVKVLCAVNEASILSNIVDTSMFNGKGYASIISDDGTYVIRSTHPSVDQGEDALNIFTVYPFEEDERVRLKADLAQGKSGFIEYTHRGEHLWASYTPLGVNDWFIFSVVPEAEINQTVAVMTWGLIGIIAGAILVFIFLMLLIKRTNDKGMDALKKVAFNDPLTGYHNYSKFLTDARKLLCKKNGKQYSLWYSDLKNFKVVNDLFGYDAGDRVLKYWADLIASDMREGEAFCRVTGDNFVVLREYISREESALRFMEICKKLAAYHETADHGYKLELCSGIYVIDGQDGELTVNGMLDRANVAQKSVKNLNGPQYAFYSEKMRDKILHDAVLEARMENALRDGEFKVYMQPKIDIQHGDVAAGAEALVRWISPELGLLPPSEFIPLFERNGFVIKLDEYMLESVCRLYRERLLGGLETPVVISVNVSRLCMLQPDFVDRYIGIKNKYRIPDRRIELEFTESIVFDNHDLFQNIVEEFQKNGFLCSLDDFGAGHSSLNILKDLPMDVLKIDMLFFREGKNAHRDRELVKGIVNMAQALRMKTVAEGVEYPEQVEFLRSIGCDMVQGYVFSPPLPIEEFDVFVEEHREKQQEK